One genomic segment of Oleidesulfovibrio alaskensis DSM 16109 includes these proteins:
- a CDS encoding YtxH domain-containing protein, whose translation MSEYKRVPYPQAGQAPDGSYYSGQMPQQGYAQAQAGMQYGAGAAVPSSPSSPSAAPASGLSSWVNVSNPDYLKGLALGAGVALVACNPSVRQAIISGAVKVWSAVQGGVEEVKEQIQDVKAELSYKE comes from the coding sequence ATGAGCGAGTATAAACGTGTTCCGTATCCTCAGGCCGGTCAGGCTCCCGACGGTTCGTATTACAGCGGGCAGATGCCTCAGCAGGGCTATGCACAGGCGCAGGCCGGCATGCAGTACGGCGCCGGTGCGGCGGTTCCTTCCTCTCCTTCCTCTCCTTCCGCCGCTCCCGCTTCCGGGCTGTCTTCGTGGGTCAATGTGTCTAACCCCGACTACCTGAAAGGGCTGGCACTGGGAGCGGGTGTCGCTCTGGTTGCCTGCAACCCCTCAGTGCGGCAGGCCATTATTTCCGGTGCTGTCAAAGTATGGTCGGCAGTGCAGGGCGGGGTGGAAGAGGTAAAGGAACAGATTCAGGACGTGAAAGCGGAGCTCAGCTACAAGGAGTAG
- a CDS encoding heavy metal translocating P-type ATPase, whose amino-acid sequence MNARESSAACSGHCSVAHEIPGRIRLRSRRLYDPELDVAYLQAVVEALPGVTQARINPRAFSMTVEYDGNPHTRTRVLGVLRDIPAEAYLAGARHAAQASLSGVVTQGVSAVLTPFLPEHIKAPLSWLLGLGTINDGLLTLLTEGVKVEVLDASAVGFSLLRRDYSTANAIVAMLGLGEYLEQWTEQKSNDLLKNLLRPSVEHVWVERDAREVQVPFGSLGVGDIVICGAGELVPVDGTVADGEAALNQSSITGESLPVHVRPGDDVLSGAVVEDGRLKIIARTVGGETSMARIGRFLENSLRSKSSSQTRTDELADRLVPVTFALGLGLFALTRDIRRAASVLTVDYSCAIKLASPVAVKSGMYTAGHCGVLLKGSQALDNLARIDTIVFDKTGTLTRGNLKVTDLIPLTDMDEHELLALAAGAEEHYSHPVARAVVAEAQQRGLTLPPISQVDFIVAHGVSAFVQGEQVLVGSRHFLEDDEGVDCFAAASFARRLRGQGKSLLYVARQGVLAGVIALRDQLRPEAAEALALLKERGIRNIVMLTGDHKDTAQAIAEQLGCIDEVHWELKPDDKADIVRRLQSRGGLLAFAGDGVNDAPALISADVGICMPGGADLAREAAQVVLLEDNLKALAVARDIATHTQHVLRRSFQAAVGINSAVLLLAAAGRLSPVTSAFMHNASTLGILGYAAASGGRKPASVRHVRTQHDSVKGVA is encoded by the coding sequence ATGAATGCAAGGGAATCTTCTGCGGCATGCAGCGGACACTGCAGCGTGGCGCATGAAATACCGGGGCGTATCCGTCTGCGCAGCAGGCGGCTGTACGACCCCGAGCTCGATGTCGCCTATCTGCAGGCCGTTGTGGAAGCCTTGCCCGGTGTGACGCAGGCGCGGATCAATCCGCGGGCGTTTTCCATGACGGTGGAATATGACGGCAATCCGCATACCAGAACGCGGGTGCTGGGCGTGCTGCGCGATATCCCCGCGGAAGCGTATCTTGCGGGGGCGCGGCACGCCGCGCAAGCTTCGCTTTCCGGCGTGGTGACGCAGGGTGTTTCGGCGGTGCTCACACCATTTCTGCCGGAACACATCAAGGCGCCGCTCAGCTGGCTGCTTGGTCTGGGCACCATTAACGACGGGTTGCTCACGCTGCTGACGGAAGGAGTCAAGGTGGAGGTTCTGGATGCTTCCGCCGTGGGGTTCTCGCTGCTGCGCAGGGACTATTCAACGGCCAACGCCATAGTGGCCATGCTGGGGCTGGGTGAATATCTGGAGCAGTGGACGGAACAGAAATCCAATGACCTGCTGAAAAATCTGCTGCGGCCTTCAGTGGAGCATGTCTGGGTAGAACGGGACGCAAGAGAGGTTCAGGTACCGTTCGGCTCCCTCGGCGTGGGTGATATCGTTATCTGCGGTGCGGGAGAACTGGTGCCGGTGGACGGCACTGTGGCGGACGGCGAAGCCGCGCTCAACCAGAGTTCCATCACCGGCGAATCACTGCCCGTACATGTCCGTCCGGGCGATGATGTGCTTTCCGGTGCGGTGGTGGAGGACGGACGGCTTAAAATAATAGCCCGCACCGTGGGCGGCGAGACCAGCATGGCCCGTATCGGCCGTTTTCTGGAAAATTCGCTGCGCAGCAAATCCTCTTCGCAGACACGGACCGATGAGCTGGCGGACAGGCTGGTGCCTGTGACGTTTGCTCTGGGTCTGGGGCTTTTTGCCCTGACGCGCGATATCCGCCGAGCTGCTTCCGTGCTTACCGTTGACTATTCCTGCGCCATCAAGCTGGCATCGCCGGTGGCTGTAAAGTCGGGCATGTACACCGCCGGACATTGCGGTGTGCTGCTCAAGGGCTCTCAGGCGCTGGATAACCTTGCCCGCATAGACACCATTGTTTTTGACAAGACAGGCACCCTGACCAGAGGCAACCTGAAAGTTACCGATCTCATTCCCCTGACAGATATGGACGAGCACGAGCTGCTGGCGCTGGCAGCCGGTGCCGAAGAGCATTATTCGCACCCTGTGGCGCGCGCGGTGGTGGCTGAAGCGCAGCAGAGGGGACTGACTCTGCCACCCATCAGTCAGGTCGATTTTATTGTGGCCCACGGAGTGTCTGCCTTTGTGCAGGGCGAGCAGGTGCTTGTGGGCAGCAGGCATTTTCTTGAAGACGACGAGGGCGTGGATTGCTTTGCCGCGGCCTCATTTGCCCGCAGGTTGCGGGGACAGGGCAAATCGTTGCTGTATGTGGCGCGTCAGGGTGTTCTGGCAGGAGTCATAGCCCTGCGTGACCAGCTGCGCCCCGAAGCCGCAGAAGCGCTTGCCCTGCTCAAAGAGCGCGGTATCCGGAACATTGTCATGCTTACCGGCGACCACAAAGATACGGCGCAGGCCATAGCGGAGCAGCTCGGCTGCATCGACGAAGTGCACTGGGAGCTGAAGCCCGATGACAAGGCCGATATTGTCCGCAGGCTGCAGAGCCGCGGGGGACTGCTGGCCTTTGCGGGTGACGGTGTGAACGATGCTCCGGCGCTTATTTCCGCCGATGTGGGCATATGCATGCCGGGCGGTGCCGACCTGGCCCGCGAGGCGGCGCAGGTGGTGCTGCTGGAAGACAACCTGAAAGCGCTGGCTGTTGCCCGTGACATTGCCACACATACACAGCATGTTCTGCGGCGTTCATTTCAGGCTGCTGTGGGCATCAATTCCGCGGTGCTTCTGCTGGCGGCCGCGGGCAGGCTTTCTCCCGTCACATCGGCGTTCATGCACAATGCGAGTACTCTGGGCATTCTGGGATATGCCGCGGCAAGCGGCGGCAGAAAGCCCGCATCGGTACGGCATGTGCGGACACAGCATGATTCTGTAAAGGGGGTCGCATGA
- a CDS encoding FeoA family protein — protein MISSLTNAPCGAGLVIQRIADPSLERRLARMGLFPSSVITRLDEEVALHTVRVRGPRGEVVLSGGMGGKVIVHLEDGRMLPLPELHVGDKGHIEAVTAGESLLAALAALGLKNDDEIELLRRLPPMEYVTVVEGRGRIRLPEGMAAKILGVMGDIECQFVNAQAGSPFLVRRILGGERAQKTIALLDIREGGTLRLESVEKAPSYRMSSGDRIIVSSHEGLRLFLRVDQADLIIVNSESGEA, from the coding sequence ATGATTTCCAGCCTGACCAACGCGCCTTGTGGTGCGGGACTTGTCATCCAGCGTATTGCCGACCCTTCGCTGGAGCGGCGTCTTGCGCGCATGGGGCTGTTTCCTTCAAGCGTCATCACCCGTCTGGACGAAGAAGTGGCCCTGCACACCGTGCGGGTGCGCGGTCCCCGCGGAGAAGTGGTGCTGAGCGGCGGCATGGGGGGCAAGGTCATCGTGCATCTGGAAGACGGACGCATGCTGCCGCTGCCGGAACTGCATGTGGGTGATAAAGGTCACATCGAGGCGGTGACAGCCGGAGAGTCCCTGCTGGCGGCACTTGCCGCTCTGGGGTTGAAGAACGACGACGAAATAGAACTGCTGCGCCGGTTGCCGCCCATGGAATACGTGACCGTGGTCGAAGGCAGAGGGCGTATACGCCTGCCTGAAGGCATGGCAGCCAAGATTCTGGGCGTCATGGGAGACATCGAGTGCCAGTTTGTCAATGCACAGGCAGGCAGTCCTTTTCTGGTCAGGCGCATTCTGGGCGGCGAAAGAGCACAGAAGACCATTGCTCTTCTGGATATCCGCGAAGGAGGCACGCTGCGGCTGGAATCTGTGGAAAAGGCTCCCAGCTACAGAATGTCTTCGGGTGACCGTATCATTGTGAGCAGCCATGAAGGGCTGCGGCTTTTTCTGCGTGTGGATCAGGCCGATCTGATCATTGTGAACAGCGAATCAGGGGAGGCCTAG
- a CDS encoding transcriptional repressor: MSGKNAYQTFVDYLLSNSQNMTPQRATIVGAFLETEGHFSSEDLYHKVRKTEPGIGQATVYRTLKLLVRSGLADCFDMGEGVTLYEHAYDHPHHDHLICTRCGRKEEIVDETIERRQVELAERSGFTLSRHRMFLYGLCPACRRKGIKD, encoded by the coding sequence TTGAGCGGCAAAAACGCGTATCAGACTTTTGTGGATTATCTGCTTTCCAATTCGCAGAACATGACACCGCAGCGGGCAACCATAGTGGGAGCCTTTCTGGAGACGGAAGGACATTTTTCTTCTGAAGATCTGTACCACAAGGTCAGAAAGACCGAGCCGGGAATAGGGCAGGCCACAGTGTACCGCACGCTTAAGCTGCTTGTGCGCTCGGGGCTGGCAGACTGCTTTGATATGGGCGAGGGGGTGACGCTGTACGAACATGCGTATGATCATCCCCATCATGATCATCTGATCTGCACACGCTGCGGCAGAAAAGAAGAAATTGTGGATGAGACCATAGAGCGCCGGCAGGTGGAACTGGCGGAGCGTTCCGGCTTTACACTGAGCCGCCACAGGATGTTTCTGTACGGACTTTGCCCCGCATGCCGCCGTAAAGGTATAAAGGACTGA
- a CDS encoding heavy metal translocating P-type ATPase, with translation MAQYPLPQLVHRTRGRLRYRWRRLSDPALDPEYFEAWLENTEGVARARVNPRAACVVIELAPQGSGADFGNVLLRVPARAFSRGVPAPPRRGLGDAVFHAAMTAAVAAMPPGLQLPVAAAMGAPAVLKGAETLLTQGLKVRVLDMATIGFSLLRGDYVAAASISTMVVVGEFLRQATEDRSNGLLKSLVAAPVESVWVRRGDAEVAVAFADVVPGDLVLAGSGGLVAVDGLVVAGEALLDCSSITGESAPVYVKEGAEILSGCIVREGAVTIEARRTGAETNMARISGFMENALREVSARERRSDRLADMLAPITLGLGAVLYAATHDASRALSVLTIDYACAVKLPAPVVIKTSLHTAAREGVLIKSGSGLDAFAEADTLVFDKTGTLTTGRLRVTDVLTAGIADDEFIRLAASVEDRSDHPVGQAVVAEAARRGLDLLPAGNACCSIAHGIEAVVAGRVVRVGSHHYIAEDCGISCAALAGEAERLRSEAKTLVFVASGDSLLGLIALRDEIRPEACDVLRQMRLRGIRHVYVLTGDHARTAETLLAQVPGIDGMHTDLLPEEKAAFVKDLRSKGHKVAMIGDGVNDAPAFVAADVGVSLSRTQGLARESARIVLLRDSLHGLVVARDTGLRAAGILDNCFTAGVGINTGLLLVAGAGLLSPVAAAAVHNATTFAILGGSAWAAGRRPAAGQQADRRN, from the coding sequence GTGGCACAGTATCCTTTGCCGCAGCTTGTACACCGCACCCGCGGCAGATTGCGCTACAGGTGGCGCAGGCTGTCCGACCCCGCGCTTGATCCGGAGTATTTTGAAGCATGGCTTGAAAATACAGAAGGTGTGGCGCGGGCCAGAGTGAACCCCCGCGCCGCCTGTGTGGTGATAGAGCTTGCCCCGCAGGGGAGCGGGGCGGATTTCGGCAACGTGCTGCTGCGGGTACCGGCACGGGCTTTTTCGCGCGGGGTGCCCGCACCGCCGCGCAGAGGTCTGGGCGATGCGGTGTTTCATGCGGCAATGACCGCAGCTGTTGCCGCGATGCCGCCCGGGCTGCAACTGCCGGTGGCGGCCGCAATGGGCGCTCCCGCAGTGCTGAAAGGGGCTGAAACGCTGCTCACTCAGGGACTCAAGGTGCGGGTGCTGGACATGGCGACCATAGGCTTTTCGCTGCTGCGCGGCGATTATGTGGCTGCCGCGTCCATATCCACCATGGTTGTTGTGGGCGAATTTCTGCGTCAGGCAACCGAGGACCGCTCCAACGGGCTGCTGAAGAGCCTTGTGGCCGCTCCTGTGGAGTCGGTATGGGTGCGCCGCGGAGATGCGGAGGTCGCCGTTGCCTTTGCCGATGTGGTTCCCGGCGATCTGGTGCTTGCAGGCAGCGGCGGGCTGGTGGCTGTGGACGGACTGGTGGTGGCGGGTGAGGCTTTGCTGGACTGCAGTTCCATAACCGGAGAATCCGCTCCGGTGTATGTGAAGGAGGGAGCGGAGATTCTCTCCGGCTGCATTGTCCGTGAAGGCGCTGTGACCATTGAGGCCCGGCGTACCGGTGCCGAAACAAACATGGCCAGAATTTCGGGCTTTATGGAAAATGCGCTGCGTGAAGTTTCGGCCAGAGAACGCCGCAGCGACAGGCTTGCGGACATGCTTGCCCCCATCACGCTTGGTCTGGGCGCCGTCCTGTATGCCGCCACGCATGACGCCTCGCGCGCTCTTTCTGTTCTTACCATCGATTATGCCTGTGCGGTAAAGCTGCCCGCGCCCGTGGTTATTAAAACTTCGCTGCATACCGCTGCCAGAGAGGGCGTGCTGATTAAAAGCGGCTCCGGACTGGATGCGTTTGCAGAAGCCGACACTCTGGTTTTTGACAAGACCGGAACTCTGACCACAGGGCGGCTGCGGGTCACTGATGTGCTTACGGCCGGTATTGCTGATGATGAATTTATCCGTCTGGCCGCATCGGTGGAAGACCGGTCGGATCATCCCGTGGGGCAGGCCGTGGTGGCGGAAGCGGCGCGCAGGGGCCTTGATCTGCTGCCGGCGGGCAATGCCTGCTGCAGTATCGCACACGGCATAGAGGCCGTGGTGGCCGGCCGCGTGGTGCGTGTGGGCAGCCATCACTACATTGCCGAAGACTGCGGCATCAGCTGCGCGGCACTGGCCGGAGAGGCTGAACGGTTGCGCAGTGAGGCCAAGACGCTGGTGTTTGTTGCTTCCGGCGATTCGCTGCTGGGCCTTATTGCCCTGCGCGACGAGATACGCCCCGAAGCATGCGATGTGCTGCGGCAGATGCGTTTGCGGGGCATACGGCATGTTTATGTGCTGACAGGCGATCATGCCCGGACTGCTGAGACTCTGCTTGCACAGGTGCCCGGTATTGACGGGATGCATACGGACCTGCTGCCGGAAGAAAAAGCCGCTTTTGTGAAAGACCTGCGGAGCAAAGGGCACAAGGTGGCCATGATCGGCGACGGCGTGAACGATGCTCCTGCTTTTGTGGCGGCAGATGTGGGGGTGTCACTTTCACGCACGCAGGGACTGGCCAGAGAATCGGCCCGCATTGTGCTGCTGCGTGACTCTCTGCACGGGCTGGTGGTGGCGCGGGATACCGGCCTGAGGGCTGCGGGAATACTGGATAACTGCTTTACGGCAGGGGTGGGCATAAATACCGGCCTGCTGCTTGTGGCCGGTGCGGGGCTGCTGTCACCTGTTGCGGCAGCTGCTGTTCATAATGCCACAACGTTCGCCATACTTGGCGGCTCAGCCTGGGCGGCCGGCAGACGGCCGGCAGCCGGACAGCAGGCAGACCGGCGGAACTGA
- the glmS gene encoding glutamine--fructose-6-phosphate transaminase (isomerizing) encodes MCGIIGYAGHRPAVPVIIEGLRRLEYRGYDSAGVAFVQNKELNIVRAEGKLANLETKLESINVTMATSGIGHTRWATHGVPVERNAHPHCCQDGSLAIIHNGIIENYQQLKAELLEKGYEFRSETDTEVCANLIAECLRSTGSLDTAISMALQRAEGAYAIVVCDSRNPGTLYAARQSSPLVMGIGQGENFLASDIPAFLPYTRDVVFLEDGEMVRIDANSWSVMNVKDLSPVEKQVHHITWDVQAAQKGGYKHFMLKEIFEQPRVISDCLTGRMDWKQRTVTLPELEQAAIPSRLHIVACGTSFHAGLWGKQLLEQWAGVPVSVEIASEFRYRQPIMQQGEAVLVISQSGETADTLAGLRLAKEQGLPVIGLCNVVGSSIAREADTVVYTQAGPEISVASTKAMTSQMTALALLALYWGIRKGVLPDETRRAAVDGLEKLPGQLESELPRMREEAKRLAREYSSARSFFFLGRGLSYPLALEGALKLKEISYIHAEGYAAGEMKHGPIALIDPEFPTFAVAPADDLYPKVKSNLQEVQARSGRIIALVHPGADLAVDSPWVMAEAWGPLSSFLALPALQLFSYEAADYLGKDVDQPRNLAKSVTVE; translated from the coding sequence ATGTGTGGCATAATCGGCTACGCGGGGCACCGCCCCGCCGTTCCCGTCATCATTGAAGGCCTGCGCAGGCTGGAATATCGTGGTTACGACTCCGCAGGGGTCGCCTTTGTACAGAACAAAGAGCTGAACATCGTCCGCGCCGAAGGCAAACTGGCCAATCTGGAAACAAAGCTGGAAAGCATAAACGTGACCATGGCGACCAGCGGCATCGGTCATACCCGCTGGGCAACACACGGGGTGCCCGTAGAACGCAACGCACACCCGCATTGTTGTCAGGACGGTTCGCTGGCCATCATTCACAACGGCATCATCGAAAACTACCAGCAGCTCAAGGCTGAACTGCTGGAAAAAGGGTATGAGTTCCGGTCTGAAACCGACACGGAAGTCTGTGCCAACCTCATTGCCGAATGTCTGCGCAGCACAGGCTCGCTGGATACGGCCATATCCATGGCGCTGCAGCGGGCCGAAGGCGCATACGCCATTGTGGTATGCGATTCGCGCAACCCCGGCACGCTGTACGCCGCACGGCAGTCCAGCCCGCTGGTCATGGGCATAGGGCAGGGCGAAAATTTCCTTGCTTCCGACATTCCCGCATTTCTGCCCTACACGCGTGACGTGGTCTTTCTGGAAGACGGAGAAATGGTCCGCATCGACGCCAACAGCTGGAGCGTCATGAATGTAAAAGACCTTTCTCCGGTTGAAAAACAGGTTCACCACATCACGTGGGACGTTCAGGCCGCACAGAAAGGCGGCTACAAGCACTTCATGCTCAAGGAAATCTTCGAGCAGCCCCGTGTGATCAGCGACTGCCTGACCGGACGCATGGACTGGAAACAGCGCACCGTCACCCTGCCGGAACTGGAACAGGCTGCCATTCCCTCGCGGCTGCATATCGTGGCCTGCGGCACCAGTTTTCACGCCGGTTTGTGGGGCAAACAGCTGCTGGAACAATGGGCCGGTGTGCCGGTGAGCGTTGAAATAGCCTCTGAATTCCGCTACCGCCAGCCCATCATGCAACAGGGCGAAGCCGTACTGGTTATCAGCCAGTCCGGTGAAACCGCAGACACACTGGCAGGGCTGAGGCTGGCCAAAGAGCAGGGCCTGCCGGTCATCGGCCTGTGCAACGTTGTCGGCTCATCCATCGCGCGAGAAGCGGACACGGTGGTCTACACGCAGGCAGGGCCGGAAATCAGTGTGGCTTCCACCAAGGCCATGACCAGCCAGATGACTGCGCTGGCACTGCTGGCGCTTTACTGGGGCATACGCAAAGGCGTGCTGCCCGATGAAACCCGCAGAGCCGCGGTGGACGGGCTGGAAAAACTGCCCGGACAGCTTGAATCGGAACTGCCCAGAATGCGGGAAGAAGCCAAACGTCTTGCCCGCGAATACTCTTCGGCACGCAGTTTCTTTTTTCTGGGGCGCGGGCTCAGCTATCCGCTGGCACTGGAAGGCGCACTCAAGCTCAAGGAAATTTCCTACATCCATGCCGAAGGCTATGCCGCCGGTGAAATGAAGCACGGCCCCATAGCGCTTATCGATCCGGAATTCCCCACGTTTGCCGTGGCGCCCGCCGACGATCTGTACCCCAAAGTCAAATCAAACCTGCAGGAAGTACAGGCACGCTCCGGCCGCATCATCGCACTGGTGCATCCGGGGGCCGACCTTGCCGTGGACAGCCCGTGGGTCATGGCCGAGGCATGGGGCCCGCTCTCATCGTTTCTGGCCCTGCCCGCTCTGCAGCTCTTCAGCTATGAAGCCGCAGACTATCTGGGCAAAGACGTTGACCAGCCCAGAAACCTGGCAAAAAGCGTCACCGTGGAATAA
- a CDS encoding HPP family protein — MTQPEKKSAPAGYLCKMRGCATNDWRPCMHEACWSAAGAFAGILLLGLLNSFLSRADSVLLIGSFGASAVLAYGAPDAPLSQPRNLVGGHLLSAATGVACFQLLGNDAFAAATAVSLAIFFMHLTGTLHPPGGATALIAVIGSPAVHALGYMYVIIPAGAGAAIILGVALVVNNLSRRRSYPRWWW, encoded by the coding sequence ATGACACAACCGGAGAAAAAATCGGCCCCTGCGGGATACCTGTGCAAAATGCGGGGCTGTGCAACCAATGACTGGCGCCCCTGCATGCACGAAGCCTGCTGGTCAGCCGCAGGTGCTTTTGCGGGCATCCTGCTGCTGGGACTGCTCAATTCGTTTCTTTCCCGCGCAGACAGCGTGCTGCTGATAGGGTCCTTCGGCGCATCGGCAGTGCTGGCCTACGGCGCCCCCGATGCTCCTCTGTCGCAGCCGCGCAATCTGGTGGGCGGGCACCTGCTGTCGGCCGCGACAGGCGTTGCCTGTTTCCAGCTGCTGGGCAACGACGCCTTTGCCGCGGCGACGGCTGTTTCGCTGGCCATTTTTTTCATGCATCTTACCGGCACGCTGCATCCTCCGGGCGGTGCCACCGCGCTTATCGCCGTTATCGGCAGCCCCGCCGTGCACGCGCTGGGCTACATGTATGTAATCATACCCGCCGGCGCGGGTGCAGCCATCATTCTGGGCGTGGCTCTTGTGGTCAACAACCTCAGCCGCAGGCGCAGTTATCCGCGCTGGTGGTGGTGA
- a CDS encoding XTP/dITP diphosphatase: MKQQVIVLATRNRGKIAELSAMLADTGLTVRGLDDFPQVGEIEETGTTFEENALLKARAVAQATGLVAVADDSGLSVDALDGAPGVYSARYSDDSPHLPGETRDQRNNAKLLGALAGVPHEKRTARFMCVMAAAAPNGHTATARGSWEGHIATAARGSNGFGYDPLFIDSDSGLHSAELPPEQKNARSHRGKALAALMRIWPEFWQQAC; the protein is encoded by the coding sequence ATGAAACAGCAGGTTATCGTACTTGCCACCCGCAACAGAGGAAAAATCGCGGAACTTTCCGCCATGCTTGCAGACACGGGACTGACCGTACGCGGACTGGATGACTTTCCGCAGGTGGGCGAAATAGAGGAAACCGGCACGACGTTTGAAGAAAACGCCCTGCTGAAAGCGCGTGCCGTGGCGCAGGCCACAGGTCTGGTGGCCGTGGCCGACGATTCCGGCCTGTCCGTGGACGCACTGGACGGGGCACCGGGCGTATATTCGGCCCGCTACAGTGACGACAGCCCGCACCTGCCCGGCGAAACCCGCGACCAGCGCAACAATGCCAAGCTGCTGGGGGCGCTGGCAGGCGTACCGCACGAAAAGCGTACAGCGCGGTTCATGTGCGTCATGGCCGCAGCCGCGCCCAACGGACACACCGCCACGGCCCGCGGCTCGTGGGAAGGCCACATAGCCACAGCCGCCAGAGGCAGCAACGGTTTCGGGTACGACCCGCTGTTCATCGATTCAGACTCCGGCCTGCACTCCGCAGAACTGCCGCCCGAACAGAAAAATGCCCGCTCGCACCGCGGCAAGGCTCTTGCCGCACTCATGCGTATCTGGCCCGAGTTCTGGCAGCAGGCCTGCTGA
- a CDS encoding two-component system sensor histidine kinase NtrB codes for MTANTHQPPLAELHPVRPVRLGIATVGTGSSLELLAGLFSRTDFRQAFPQVCITALLLDDDTQPPAGLAHIPRYAQLAPLLEAQPLTTVLADMTEDGRHMACLRREAPPRMAVLDACTVTAFFSIITSEQLCRTCHVHLSHARTLFAALIDQIDEDILLLDAEGRITDLNKKVLERRGGAKEDWLGRYCCDLEGQDFCSTCQGACPFEETLRTGAKAEQIHTRVTPEGKVSYHRVYTYPVHDEHGTLTRIIEMRRDITGRTNMERKLHQSEKMAAIGELATYIAHEIRNPLFAIGGFANALLRSPSLDDNAREKARIILEESRRLDTILRSTMNFAKPSDPRRGDVDMNHIVRDTMGLMRLNDEKRSITTGVDLTEPLPLARGDADMTKQCLINLVKNAQEAMPRGGSLTVRTGMKQRGIFIQVEDTGTGIPEEIRENVFSPFFSTKDKGAGLGLAMTKKLIEEMGGAVELQTAEGKGTSVTLFLQPLLTVDDAPAAL; via the coding sequence ATGACCGCAAACACACACCAGCCGCCGCTGGCGGAACTGCACCCCGTGCGGCCTGTCAGACTGGGCATAGCCACAGTGGGCACGGGAAGCAGTCTGGAGCTTCTGGCGGGGCTGTTCAGCCGCACCGATTTCCGGCAGGCATTTCCGCAGGTATGCATCACCGCGCTGCTGCTGGATGATGACACCCAGCCGCCCGCCGGTCTGGCGCACATTCCGCGCTATGCACAGCTTGCGCCGCTGCTGGAAGCGCAACCGCTGACAACCGTGCTGGCAGACATGACGGAAGACGGCAGACACATGGCCTGTCTGCGCCGCGAGGCACCGCCGCGCATGGCAGTGCTGGACGCCTGTACCGTCACGGCTTTTTTCAGCATCATCACATCGGAACAGCTGTGCCGCACATGCCATGTGCATCTTTCACATGCGCGCACTCTTTTCGCCGCTCTCATCGACCAGATTGACGAAGACATTCTGCTGCTGGACGCGGAAGGACGCATAACCGACCTGAACAAAAAGGTGCTGGAACGGCGCGGCGGGGCCAAAGAAGACTGGCTGGGCCGCTACTGCTGCGATCTGGAAGGACAGGACTTCTGCTCCACCTGTCAGGGAGCCTGCCCGTTTGAAGAGACCCTGCGCACAGGAGCCAAGGCGGAACAGATACACACCCGCGTAACCCCCGAAGGCAAGGTAAGTTACCACCGCGTGTACACGTATCCCGTGCATGACGAACACGGCACCCTTACACGGATCATAGAAATGCGCCGCGACATCACAGGCCGCACCAACATGGAACGCAAACTCCATCAATCTGAAAAAATGGCGGCCATAGGCGAACTGGCAACCTACATCGCGCATGAAATCCGCAACCCGCTTTTTGCCATCGGCGGCTTTGCCAATGCGCTTCTCCGGTCGCCTTCGCTGGACGACAACGCACGCGAAAAAGCACGCATCATATTGGAAGAATCCAGACGGCTGGACACAATTCTGCGCAGCACCATGAATTTTGCCAAGCCCAGCGACCCGCGCCGCGGCGATGTGGACATGAACCACATAGTACGCGACACCATGGGGCTGATGCGGCTGAACGATGAAAAACGCAGCATAACCACCGGCGTGGATCTGACAGAACCGCTGCCTCTGGCGCGCGGCGATGCCGACATGACCAAACAGTGCCTTATCAACCTTGTTAAAAACGCACAGGAAGCCATGCCCCGGGGCGGCAGCTTGACGGTGCGTACCGGAATGAAGCAAAGGGGAATCTTCATTCAGGTAGAGGATACCGGAACCGGCATTCCCGAAGAGATACGGGAAAATGTCTTCAGCCCGTTTTTTTCCACCAAAGACAAAGGGGCCGGTCTGGGCCTTGCCATGACCAAAAAACTTATCGAGGAAATGGGCGGCGCCGTTGAACTGCAGACCGCCGAGGGCAAGGGGACATCCGTCACCCTGTTTCTGCAACCGCTGCTGACGGTGGACGACGCACCGGCAGCGCTCTGA